A section of the Candidatus Omnitrophota bacterium genome encodes:
- the fumC gene encoding class II fumarate hydratase, protein MNYRIETDSMGSVKVPADRYYGAQTARSLKNFKIGQEHFPPSLIRALGILKKASALTNQELKLLSASKARLIAKAADEVIAGKLNDHFPLVVWQTGSGTQTNMNANEVIANRAIKFAGGKLGSKTPIHPNDDVNKSQSSNDVFPAAMHVATVEEIHLKLIPALTQLRNALKKKSTEFDKIIKIGRTHLMDAVPLTLGQEFSGYTQQLTNDLKRIDACLPRLYELALGATAVGTGINTHPQFAKKVARKISQITKKSFVSAPNKFESLAAHDTLVEASGALKTIAASLMKIANDIRWLGSGPRCGIGEISLPENEPGSSIMPGKVNPTQSEAMTMVCAQVFGNDVTVTIAGASGNFELNVFKPVIIYNVLQSIQLLSDACVSFTDNCVVGIKANKANIDRHLQNSLMLVTALNPHIGYDKAAQVAKKALRENLTLKEAAVALKFLTAQQFEKIVRPERMIKPSL, encoded by the coding sequence ATGAATTATCGTATTGAAACTGACAGCATGGGGTCCGTGAAAGTTCCGGCTGATCGGTATTATGGCGCGCAGACCGCCCGTTCGCTTAAAAATTTTAAAATAGGGCAGGAACATTTTCCGCCGTCTCTTATTCGGGCGTTGGGGATCCTAAAAAAAGCATCAGCGCTGACAAATCAGGAATTAAAACTTCTTTCGGCTTCAAAAGCCCGCTTGATCGCAAAAGCGGCCGATGAGGTCATTGCGGGTAAATTAAATGACCATTTCCCATTGGTCGTTTGGCAAACGGGAAGCGGAACGCAAACCAATATGAATGCCAATGAAGTCATTGCCAATCGCGCCATTAAGTTTGCCGGAGGGAAATTGGGGTCAAAAACCCCCATTCACCCCAATGACGATGTCAATAAGTCCCAGTCATCCAATGATGTGTTTCCGGCCGCAATGCATGTTGCGACCGTTGAAGAAATTCATCTTAAGCTGATCCCGGCGCTTACCCAATTACGTAATGCCTTAAAAAAGAAATCAACTGAGTTTGATAAAATCATAAAAATTGGGCGCACGCATTTAATGGATGCCGTTCCGCTCACCTTGGGCCAGGAATTCTCAGGCTATACCCAGCAATTAACCAATGATCTAAAAAGAATTGATGCGTGTTTGCCGCGCCTATATGAATTAGCGCTTGGCGCAACCGCCGTTGGAACGGGAATAAACACACATCCGCAATTTGCCAAGAAAGTTGCCCGAAAAATTTCTCAAATAACAAAAAAGTCTTTTGTCAGCGCTCCAAATAAATTTGAATCTTTAGCGGCGCATGATACTTTAGTTGAGGCAAGCGGCGCATTGAAAACGATCGCGGCTTCTTTGATGAAAATTGCCAATGATATCCGATGGCTGGGATCCGGGCCGCGCTGCGGTATTGGTGAAATTTCTCTTCCTGAAAATGAACCGGGAAGCTCCATTATGCCGGGGAAGGTTAATCCGACGCAATCGGAGGCGATGACTATGGTTTGCGCCCAAGTTTTTGGCAATGACGTAACGGTTACGATCGCGGGAGCAAGCGGGAATTTTGAGCTTAACGTGTTTAAACCGGTCATTATTTATAATGTCCTGCAATCCATACAACTTTTATCGGATGCGTGTGTTAGCTTTACCGACAACTGTGTTGTCGGCATTAAAGCCAATAAAGCGAACATTGATCGCCATTTGCAAAATTCCCTGATGCTGGTAACGGCGCTTAATCCGCATATCGGATATGATAAGGCCGCTCAAGTCGCTAAAAAAGCCCTTCGAGAAAACTTAACGCTCAAAGAAGCGGCTGTTGCTCTCAAGTTTTTAACGGCACAGCAGTTTGAAAAAATCGTTCGTCCGGAACGAATGATTAAGCCTTCGCTGTAA
- a CDS encoding slipin family protein gives MENRFLLFGVILVVFWLLNSVRILNEYERAVIFRLGRVLGKPKGPGIIFAFWPIDRPVVISLRLVTLDVPAQDIITKDNVSVKVNAVIYFRVMDPTKAIIEVQNYEYATSQMAQTTLRSVIGQMELDDLLSQRDKINVRLQTILDHQSDPWGIKVSNVEVKHVDLSEDLRKAMARQAEAERERRAKIIAAEGEYQAAEKICQAAELMQKSPYSLQLRYLQTLVEIGKENNTTTIFPIPIDIIKNLLGPKA, from the coding sequence ATGGAAAACAGGTTTTTGCTTTTTGGTGTCATTTTAGTTGTGTTTTGGCTATTAAATAGCGTAAGAATTTTAAATGAATATGAACGCGCGGTTATTTTCCGCTTGGGACGAGTTTTGGGAAAACCCAAAGGGCCGGGAATTATTTTTGCTTTTTGGCCGATCGATCGTCCGGTTGTTATTAGCTTGCGCCTTGTCACTTTGGATGTTCCGGCGCAAGATATTATCACGAAAGACAATGTCTCGGTTAAGGTTAACGCGGTTATCTATTTTCGAGTTATGGATCCGACGAAAGCAATCATTGAAGTACAAAATTATGAATATGCGACATCGCAGATGGCGCAAACCACTCTTCGAAGTGTTATCGGACAGATGGAATTGGATGATCTTCTGTCGCAACGTGATAAGATCAATGTGCGTTTGCAAACGATCCTTGATCATCAATCTGATCCGTGGGGCATTAAGGTTTCCAATGTGGAAGTTAAGCACGTCGACCTCTCTGAAGACCTAAGGAAGGCGATGGCGCGTCAAGCGGAAGCGGAGCGGGAGCGCCGAGCTAAGATTATCGCCGCCGAGGGCGAATATCAGGCGGCTGAAAAAATTTGTCAAGCCGCGGAATTGATGCAAAAATCTCCGTATTCGCTTCAATTGCGTTATTTGCAAACGCTTGTTGAAATCGGAAAAGAAAATAACACGACAACGATATTCCCGATCCCTATCGATATCATTAAAAATTTGTTAGGGCCGAAAGCATAG
- a CDS encoding DUF2062 domain-containing protein — MAFAERIKRWLRIICHKLFEINDTPHRKALGLGLGVFLGIFPGAGPIAALTAAFVFRANRAAALLGSILTNTWLSVAVFASAVKMGSFLNKQDAQFITSEWNKLLGDFSWDKLTQKPFLDAAFAVFLGFFLISFTLGLIVYGCSLFFFIKHQKFQQKDKLCKG; from the coding sequence ATGGCGTTTGCCGAAAGAATAAAAAGATGGCTGCGCATCATTTGCCATAAATTATTTGAGATCAATGATACGCCGCATCGTAAAGCGCTGGGTTTAGGACTGGGAGTTTTTTTGGGGATTTTTCCGGGAGCCGGTCCTATCGCTGCTTTAACGGCGGCTTTTGTTTTTCGCGCGAATCGTGCCGCCGCGCTTTTAGGCAGTATTCTGACTAATACTTGGCTTAGCGTCGCTGTCTTTGCGTCGGCGGTTAAAATGGGTTCATTTTTGAATAAGCAAGACGCCCAATTTATTACTTCTGAGTGGAATAAATTGTTAGGTGATTTTTCTTGGGATAAATTAACACAAAAACCTTTTCTGGATGCGGCATTCGCTGTTTTCTTAGGGTTTTTTCTGATCAGTTTTACGCTTGGGCTCATCGTTTACGGATGTTCACTTTTCTTTTTTATCAAGCATCAAAAATTTCAACAGAAAGATAAGTTATGCAAGGGTTAG
- a CDS encoding NAD(P) transhydrogenase subunit alpha, giving the protein METNLSAAMLIDLIFIFVIAIFLGVELIAKVPSTLHTPLMSGSNAISGITIVGALLAVGLTPGSTFCTVIGTLAVAFAMINVVGGYTVTDRMLKMFKTKSPGGKP; this is encoded by the coding sequence ATGGAAACCAATCTCAGTGCGGCAATGTTGATCGACCTTATTTTTATTTTCGTCATTGCTATTTTCTTAGGCGTTGAACTTATTGCGAAAGTTCCGTCTACTTTGCACACACCGCTTATGTCGGGGTCTAATGCTATTTCCGGAATTACCATTGTGGGTGCCCTTCTGGCTGTCGGTTTAACGCCTGGAAGCACTTTTTGTACGGTCATCGGAACTTTAGCTGTTGCCTTTGCTATGATCAACGTTGTCGGAGGATACACGGTTACAGATCGCATGCTCAAAATGTTTAAAACTAAATCTCCCGGAGGCAAGCCGTGA
- a CDS encoding NAD(P)(+) transhydrogenase (Re/Si-specific) subunit beta: MSREILINSAYIIASVLFIIGLKQLSSPVTARRANLLSAIGMLIAIVATLLTKGILEWQWIVLGLAIGSIIGVFIAFKVAMTKMPQMVGLLNGSGGLASFLVGWSSYHFAPNSSLLTTVSTYLAVLIGGVTFTGSVIAWAKLEEKFVTGKPILFAGQKIINSLLLGALVLGGIIFCIDPAGNYPIFIAIMVLSLILGVMVVIPIGGADMPVVISLLNSYSGMAGAATGFVIINNMLIVAGSLVGASGIILTKIMCKAMNRSLTNVLFSGFGSAVAKKGTSVKGEVRPISPADAYLVLEAARSVVFVPGYGLAVAQAQHAVRELGELLEKNGAEVRFAIHPVAGRMPGHMNILLAEANVPYEQLVEMDSINPIMETVDVCVVIGANDVVNPAARHDKSSPIYGMPIINVDKAKTVFVLKRSMATGFAGIENELFYFENTRMVFGDAKATIQTLVAEFKGSH, encoded by the coding sequence GTGAGCCGGGAAATCTTGATCAATAGCGCTTACATCATCGCTTCCGTTTTATTTATCATCGGATTAAAGCAGCTCAGCTCTCCAGTAACTGCCCGGCGAGCCAACCTTCTTTCCGCCATCGGCATGCTCATCGCTATTGTCGCAACGCTTTTAACCAAGGGAATTCTGGAATGGCAATGGATCGTTTTAGGCCTTGCTATCGGATCGATCATTGGAGTTTTCATTGCATTTAAAGTCGCCATGACCAAGATGCCACAAATGGTGGGGCTTTTAAACGGCTCTGGTGGGTTAGCCAGTTTTCTGGTTGGTTGGTCATCTTATCATTTTGCGCCCAATTCCTCGCTTTTAACAACCGTGAGTACTTACTTAGCCGTTCTCATCGGCGGCGTTACTTTTACCGGAAGCGTTATTGCCTGGGCAAAACTGGAAGAAAAATTTGTGACAGGAAAGCCGATCCTTTTTGCGGGGCAAAAAATTATCAACTCGCTTCTTTTAGGAGCGCTTGTGTTGGGCGGTATTATTTTTTGCATTGATCCTGCCGGCAACTATCCCATTTTCATCGCTATTATGGTCCTTTCGCTTATTTTAGGCGTTATGGTGGTTATTCCTATTGGTGGCGCAGATATGCCGGTTGTTATTTCCCTTTTAAATAGCTATTCAGGGATGGCCGGTGCGGCAACGGGTTTTGTTATCATCAACAATATGCTTATTGTGGCCGGATCATTGGTTGGTGCGAGTGGAATTATTCTGACAAAAATCATGTGCAAAGCCATGAATAGGTCATTAACAAACGTATTGTTCAGCGGTTTTGGTTCAGCGGTCGCAAAAAAAGGCACCAGCGTTAAAGGCGAAGTTAGGCCGATTTCGCCGGCCGATGCGTATCTTGTCCTGGAAGCCGCGCGTTCGGTTGTTTTTGTTCCCGGATATGGACTTGCAGTTGCTCAGGCACAACATGCGGTCCGTGAATTAGGCGAACTGCTCGAGAAAAACGGCGCAGAGGTTCGCTTTGCTATTCATCCTGTGGCAGGCCGCATGCCGGGACACATGAACATCCTTTTGGCTGAAGCCAATGTTCCCTACGAGCAACTCGTTGAAATGGACAGTATCAACCCTATCATGGAAACAGTTGATGTTTGTGTTGTTATTGGCGCCAACGATGTTGTTAATCCCGCCGCGCGCCATGACAAATCGAGCCCTATTTACGGCATGCCCATCATTAATGTGGATAAAGCTAAGACGGTTTTCGTTTTAAAGCGTTCTATGGCAACGGGTTTTGCGGGAATTGAAAATGAGTTATTCTATTTTGAAAATACACGGATGGTTTTCGGGGACGCGAAAGCAACCATTCAAACCTTAGTTGCGGAATTTAAAGGAAGCCATTAG
- a CDS encoding PilZ domain-containing protein, with amino-acid sequence MMIKQKTAERREFIRAKRILSIQHRLYQRKGKHAVDVWRTSATQDMSWSGLLFASEVAYLMGDTLELQVVLMGALDVFKCFGKVVRCDRKKTGVVYTVAVQLISQPRKPQRS; translated from the coding sequence ATGATGATAAAACAAAAAACAGCTGAACGGCGAGAATTTATTCGCGCAAAGAGGATCTTGAGTATTCAGCATCGCCTGTATCAACGCAAGGGAAAGCATGCGGTTGATGTGTGGCGCACGTCCGCAACCCAAGATATGAGTTGGAGCGGGCTTTTGTTTGCTTCAGAAGTAGCTTATTTGATGGGAGATACACTTGAGCTGCAAGTTGTTTTGATGGGAGCCCTAGATGTTTTTAAGTGTTTCGGAAAAGTTGTTCGTTGCGACAGAAAGAAAACCGGCGTTGTTTACACAGTCGCCGTCCAATTGATTTCCCAGCCACGGAAACCTCAAAGAAGTTGA
- a CDS encoding Re/Si-specific NAD(P)(+) transhydrogenase subunit alpha — MIIGIPKEVYPEEKRVCVIPSSVERLTKKGAQVIIETGLGVSIGIRDDEYKKSGASVETDRKRLLSSSDLILRLRKPPLEEIGLLKKGSIHISFLDPFNEKVLVDEFSRNQISAISMEMIPRTTRAQKMDALSSQANLAGYVAVILAAERSAKIFPMLMTPAGTITPARVFVIGAGVAGLQAIATAKRLGARVEAFDTRPVVKEQVQSLGAKFVEIDLGETGQTKDGYAKALTTEQLEKQRQGMAKVCAQSDVVITTAQLFGRRAPIVITKETAAQMKPGSIIVDMAVESGGNVEGSKLNEEVTVNGVLILGLGNLPGRVSIHASQMYSSNICSLVEEYWNADTKKFDLKLDDDIITGCLITHQGKVVNAALLKN, encoded by the coding sequence ATGATCATCGGCATTCCAAAGGAAGTTTATCCCGAAGAAAAACGTGTTTGCGTGATCCCCTCTAGTGTCGAACGCCTAACAAAAAAAGGCGCGCAAGTCATCATTGAAACAGGCTTAGGCGTTAGCATCGGAATTCGCGATGACGAATATAAGAAATCCGGCGCATCCGTCGAAACTGACCGCAAACGCCTCTTGTCTTCATCTGATCTCATTTTACGCCTACGCAAACCGCCTCTTGAAGAGATCGGCCTTCTCAAAAAAGGGTCTATTCATATAAGCTTCCTCGATCCCTTTAACGAAAAAGTTTTAGTTGATGAATTTTCCAGAAATCAAATTAGCGCCATCAGTATGGAAATGATCCCACGCACTACCCGCGCGCAAAAAATGGACGCCCTTAGCTCTCAAGCTAATTTAGCCGGCTACGTCGCTGTTATCTTAGCGGCTGAGCGATCGGCTAAAATTTTCCCGATGTTAATGACACCCGCCGGGACAATTACGCCGGCTCGCGTTTTTGTGATCGGCGCCGGTGTTGCCGGATTACAAGCTATCGCGACCGCCAAGAGGCTTGGCGCGCGCGTTGAAGCCTTTGACACCCGCCCCGTTGTTAAAGAGCAGGTTCAGTCGTTGGGCGCGAAATTCGTCGAAATTGATTTAGGCGAAACCGGTCAAACCAAAGATGGTTACGCCAAGGCGCTCACGACCGAACAATTAGAAAAACAAAGACAAGGCATGGCAAAAGTTTGCGCGCAATCCGATGTTGTCATTACCACCGCGCAACTCTTCGGACGCCGTGCTCCGATCGTGATCACGAAAGAGACGGCCGCGCAAATGAAACCGGGAAGCATCATTGTCGATATGGCTGTTGAAAGCGGCGGCAACGTGGAAGGTTCAAAACTTAACGAAGAAGTCACGGTTAACGGTGTTTTGATCTTAGGCTTAGGAAATCTGCCCGGCCGCGTCAGCATCCATGCCAGTCAAATGTACTCAAGCAATATTTGCAGCCTTGTTGAAGAATATTGGAATGCGGATACAAAAAAATTTGATCTGAAACTTGATGACGATATCATCACGGGCTGTCTTATTACTCATCAAGGTAAAGTTGTTAATGCGGCTTTATTGAAGAACTAA